One segment of Deltaproteobacteria bacterium DNA contains the following:
- a CDS encoding DNA-binding protein, with protein MEPSSEQIRLLTLAEAARLLHVSTRTLQRMIRSTDLPALKVGGQWRLRESQLTEWIQRREGQTARSSQARGD; from the coding sequence ATGGAACCAAGCTCGGAGCAGATTCGTTTGTTGACGTTGGCCGAAGCGGCGCGGCTGCTGCATGTCTCGACACGCACGTTGCAGCGCATGATTCGCAGCACCGACCTGCCGGCGCTCAAAGTCGGCGGCCAATGGCGTCTGCGCGAAAGTCAGTTGACCGAATGGATCCAACGGCGCGAAGGGCAAACCGCACGTTCAAGCCAGGCGCGCGGCGATTGA